From Halomicrobium salinisoli, the proteins below share one genomic window:
- a CDS encoding DUF2298 domain-containing protein translates to MEFGLVALWLLLYLAVLYLGGTLAAVVFPRFADRGLGVAIPLGLAVLWLVTYVAGHVSLGLGTWLGVVVLVGLAWVAKGRGASVGRRLYAETAAVFSAAFLLLVAVRAVDPAIVPLGGEKFLDFGLVKSILRADSLPPEDMWFAGEPVAYYYGGHLLAATLTRITGTAGRFAYNLALAGFYATLVTAVYGLAGSVGAERGLSRRRAGAFGAFLVGVASNLLTPGRVTLWLLPDPMAAWIAGRLGVELSGVATEGPAAFHYWDASRVIQDDPADFATFEPAIAPVIDEFPFFAWLNGDLHAHMMSTGFLVLVAAVCFAYYLTPAGEVRRRRALLVGVLPPLAGLLAVTNTWSFPSVGGLAMLTVALAPADPRTLLPAPASSALSGGPVRRELSRFGVGLAVAGVVLAIGLVWSLPFWLGAASGREIAVLPDRTSLGELLLVHGTLLLPIGGYLYLRAADALTPDRARVGALLAVAAVGLAASVDLAAVGLFVPVVLTAWVLLRGPVLGDGAAVEPVSSDGGEASDASRASSERGSDGGLGFEGVLVIGGMGLVTIVEFVFVAENVGRMNTVFKTYMQVWVLWAIAAGVALAAVASRWSPAPGRWRPLAARGFAVLLLVSASLYAGLALSAHFGSQSDIARTDDPTLDGRAWIDVRHPDEAPAIRWLDEREGRPTIVTAAPAGYRWNPSEGKGASAPASLTGLPTVAGWHHEGQYRGDDVYQERVTDVETIYGGDPAEQARLLSEYDVEYVYVGPAERARYDDVTVGELDGVTVAEEWSGVTIYRVDGEAVSSS, encoded by the coding sequence ATGGAGTTCGGTCTCGTCGCGCTCTGGCTGCTCCTCTACCTGGCCGTGCTGTACCTCGGCGGGACGCTCGCGGCCGTCGTCTTCCCGCGCTTCGCCGACCGCGGGCTCGGGGTAGCGATTCCGCTCGGGCTGGCGGTCCTCTGGCTGGTGACCTACGTCGCCGGCCACGTCTCGCTCGGACTGGGCACGTGGCTGGGCGTGGTTGTGCTCGTGGGCCTCGCGTGGGTCGCGAAGGGACGCGGTGCGAGCGTCGGCCGTCGCCTCTACGCCGAGACGGCCGCCGTCTTCTCGGCCGCCTTCCTGCTGCTCGTGGCCGTCAGGGCGGTCGATCCGGCGATCGTCCCCCTCGGCGGCGAGAAGTTCCTCGACTTCGGCCTGGTGAAGTCGATCCTGCGGGCCGACTCGCTCCCGCCGGAGGACATGTGGTTCGCCGGCGAGCCGGTCGCGTACTACTACGGCGGCCACCTGCTCGCGGCGACGCTGACCCGGATCACCGGGACGGCGGGCCGGTTCGCCTACAACCTCGCGCTGGCCGGCTTCTACGCGACGCTGGTCACCGCGGTGTACGGGCTGGCCGGGAGCGTCGGCGCCGAGCGCGGGCTCTCGCGCCGCAGGGCGGGCGCCTTCGGCGCCTTCCTCGTCGGCGTCGCGAGCAACCTCCTGACGCCCGGGCGGGTGACGCTGTGGCTCCTGCCCGACCCGATGGCGGCGTGGATCGCCGGCCGCCTCGGCGTCGAGCTGTCGGGCGTCGCGACGGAGGGGCCGGCCGCGTTCCACTACTGGGACGCCTCGCGCGTGATCCAGGACGACCCGGCCGACTTCGCCACCTTCGAGCCGGCCATCGCGCCCGTCATCGACGAGTTCCCCTTCTTCGCGTGGCTCAACGGCGACCTGCACGCCCACATGATGAGCACCGGCTTTCTCGTGCTCGTCGCGGCGGTCTGTTTCGCCTACTACCTGACACCGGCGGGGGAGGTGCGGCGCCGCCGTGCGCTGCTGGTCGGCGTCCTCCCCCCGCTGGCCGGGCTGCTGGCGGTGACGAACACGTGGTCGTTCCCGAGCGTCGGCGGGCTCGCGATGCTGACCGTCGCGCTCGCGCCGGCCGACCCGCGGACGCTGCTCCCGGCGCCGGCGTCGTCGGCCCTCTCGGGCGGTCCGGTGCGACGCGAGCTCTCGCGGTTCGGCGTCGGTCTGGCCGTCGCGGGCGTCGTCCTCGCGATCGGGCTGGTCTGGTCGCTGCCGTTCTGGCTCGGCGCGGCCAGCGGGCGCGAGATCGCGGTGCTCCCGGACCGGACGTCGCTGGGCGAGCTGCTGCTCGTCCACGGGACGCTCCTGCTGCCCATCGGGGGCTACCTCTACCTCCGGGCGGCCGACGCGCTGACGCCCGACCGGGCCCGGGTCGGCGCCCTGCTGGCCGTCGCCGCGGTCGGCCTGGCGGCCTCGGTCGACCTCGCCGCCGTCGGCCTGTTCGTCCCCGTCGTCCTGACCGCGTGGGTGCTCCTGCGCGGGCCCGTCCTCGGCGACGGCGCCGCGGTGGAGCCGGTCAGCTCCGACGGGGGTGAGGCGAGCGACGCGAGCCGAGCCTCGTCGGAGCGGGGCTCCGACGGCGGCCTCGGATTCGAGGGCGTCCTCGTGATCGGCGGCATGGGTCTGGTGACGATCGTGGAGTTCGTCTTCGTCGCCGAGAACGTCGGCCGGATGAACACGGTGTTCAAGACCTACATGCAGGTGTGGGTGCTGTGGGCCATCGCGGCCGGCGTCGCGCTGGCGGCCGTGGCGAGCCGGTGGTCGCCCGCGCCCGGCCGGTGGCGCCCGCTGGCCGCCCGCGGGTTCGCGGTGCTGTTGCTCGTCTCGGCGTCGCTGTACGCCGGCCTCGCCCTCTCGGCGCACTTCGGGAGCCAGTCGGACATCGCGCGCACGGACGACCCCACGCTGGACGGGCGCGCCTGGATCGACGTCCGCCACCCCGACGAGGCGCCGGCGATCCGCTGGCTCGACGAGCGCGAGGGGCGGCCGACCATCGTCACCGCCGCGCCCGCGGGGTACCGCTGGAACCCCAGTGAGGGCAAGGGCGCCAGCGCGCCGGCGAGCCTGACCGGCCTGCCGACGGTCGCCGGCTGGCACCACGAGGGCCAGTACCGCGGCGACGACGTCTACCAGGAGCGCGTGACGGACGTCGAGACGATCTACGGGGGCGACCCGGCCGAGCAGGCCCGGCTACTGTCCGAGTACGACGTCGAGTACGTCTACGTCGGGCCCGCCGAGCGCGCGCGGTACGACGACGTCACTGTCGGCGAACTCGACGGCGTGACGGTCGCAGAAGAGTGGTCCGGCGTGACGATCTACCGCGTCGACGGCGAGGCGGTGTCGTCGTCCTGA
- the hpt gene encoding hypoxanthine/guanine phosphoribosyltransferase: protein MDRLKESLLEAPIIEKDGYHYFVHPISDGVPMLRPELLREIVIRIIRKAELEDVDKIVTPAAMGIHISTAVSLMTDIPLVVVRKRQYGLDGEVALSQVTGYSENEMYVNDVYEGDHVLVLDDVLSTGGTLAGLTGALEDIGADIRDIVCVIKKADGQNKLDEAGYDAKTLINVAVEDGEVVIVDEHGDG from the coding sequence ATGGATCGACTCAAGGAGTCCCTGCTCGAGGCCCCGATCATCGAGAAGGACGGGTACCACTACTTCGTCCACCCGATCAGCGACGGGGTCCCCATGCTCCGGCCGGAACTCCTCCGGGAGATCGTCATCCGAATCATCCGCAAGGCCGAGCTGGAGGACGTCGACAAGATCGTCACCCCCGCGGCGATGGGCATCCACATCTCCACCGCCGTCTCGCTGATGACCGACATCCCCCTCGTCGTCGTCCGCAAGCGCCAGTACGGGCTCGACGGCGAGGTCGCCCTCTCGCAGGTCACCGGCTACTCCGAGAACGAGATGTACGTCAACGACGTCTACGAGGGCGACCACGTGCTCGTCCTCGACGACGTCCTCTCGACCGGCGGCACCCTCGCCGGCCTCACCGGCGCGCTGGAGGACATCGGCGCCGACATCCGCGACATCGTCTGCGTCATCAAGAAGGCCGACGGCCAGAACAAGCTCGACGAGGCCGGCTACGACGCCAAGACCCTCATCAACGTCGCGGTCGAGGACGGCGAGGTCGTCATCGTCGACGAGCACGGGGACGGCTAA
- a CDS encoding PKD domain-containing protein, with the protein MDDTPSTDRTQRRRTTEQTDRTAGRRDVVKALGSAALVGVLGAGTASAQSTTTAVDVEVRLSETSVAEDEATTASVVLVEAPDGISGADLTVSVSDTAVATVENVALGEALTVVGDDDLQLADDGSSASAMGYDLERNVQSGATDVELATVTLSGQSSGEVDVAVDVERIDDDEGYTVSTNTTGATLTVSPSESADGDDGSDGSDDTSNGPIAEIDPRATEVEAGDWLPFSVTDRSGSDAWITSLEWDFGDGETGSGWWVAHTYDSPGTYTVALTATDDDGRSTTDEVTVEIE; encoded by the coding sequence ATGGACGACACGCCCTCTACAGACCGGACGCAACGGCGACGAACGACCGAGCAGACGGACCGCACGGCAGGCCGGCGCGACGTCGTCAAGGCACTGGGGAGCGCCGCCCTCGTCGGCGTTCTCGGCGCCGGGACGGCCAGCGCACAGAGCACCACGACCGCCGTCGACGTCGAGGTCAGGCTCTCCGAGACGAGCGTCGCCGAGGACGAAGCGACGACCGCGTCGGTCGTCCTCGTCGAGGCTCCGGATGGGATCTCCGGTGCCGATCTCACGGTGTCCGTCAGCGACACCGCGGTCGCCACGGTCGAGAACGTGGCTCTCGGCGAGGCCCTCACTGTGGTCGGCGACGACGACCTGCAGCTAGCCGACGACGGGTCGTCGGCGTCTGCGATGGGGTACGACCTGGAGCGGAACGTCCAGTCCGGCGCGACGGACGTCGAGCTGGCGACCGTGACGCTCTCGGGCCAGTCCAGCGGCGAGGTCGACGTGGCCGTCGACGTCGAGCGGATCGACGACGACGAGGGCTACACCGTCTCGACGAACACGACCGGGGCGACGCTGACCGTCAGCCCCTCCGAGTCCGCCGACGGCGACGACGGCAGCGACGGCAGTGACGACACCAGCAACGGACCGATCGCCGAGATCGATCCCCGCGCGACCGAGGTCGAGGCCGGTGATTGGCTCCCGTTCAGCGTGACCGACCGGTCCGGGTCGGACGCCTGGATCACCTCGCTGGAGTGGGACTTCGGCGACGGTGAGACCGGAAGCGGCTGGTGGGTGGCCCACACGTACGACTCGCCCGGGACCTACACTGTCGCGCTCACCGCGACCGACGACGACGGCAGGAGCACGACAGACGAAGTGACCGTCGAGATCGAGTGA
- a CDS encoding 30S ribosomal protein S27e, whose product MAGNFVTVTCPDCENEQTLFEKAATEVDCAVCGHTLARPTGGLAAIEGEVTEVVESR is encoded by the coding sequence ATGGCTGGAAACTTCGTCACCGTCACCTGTCCGGACTGCGAGAACGAACAGACCCTCTTCGAGAAGGCCGCCACCGAGGTCGACTGCGCCGTCTGCGGGCACACGCTCGCGCGGCCGACCGGCGGTCTGGCGGCCATCGAGGGCGAGGTCACCGAGGTCGTCGAATCGCGATGA
- a CDS encoding proteasome assembly chaperone family protein, with protein MDEFDIESHAEVDLSEPVLIEGLPGVGHVGKLAAEHLLEELDSELVRRVYSRHFPPQVSVEDGRAQLACAEFHAVTPEEGQDLLVLTGDHQAQDNEGHYGLTDAFLDVAGEFGVETVYALGGVPTGELIEEYDVVGATTTDDLIEDLEDIGVEFRENEPAGGIVGVSGLLLGLSDRRDLPAACLMGETSGYLVDPKSAQAVLEALEALVGFEVDYGSLEDRAEEMEEVVRKIQEMEQGSPTASDEDLRYIG; from the coding sequence ATGGACGAGTTCGACATCGAATCCCACGCTGAGGTGGACCTCTCGGAGCCGGTTCTCATCGAGGGGCTTCCCGGCGTCGGCCACGTCGGCAAGCTCGCCGCCGAGCACCTGCTCGAGGAACTCGACAGCGAGCTGGTACGGCGGGTCTACTCCCGTCACTTCCCGCCGCAGGTGAGCGTCGAGGACGGCCGCGCGCAACTGGCCTGCGCGGAGTTCCACGCCGTCACGCCCGAGGAGGGACAGGACCTGCTCGTGCTGACCGGCGACCACCAGGCCCAGGACAACGAGGGCCACTACGGCCTGACCGACGCCTTCCTCGACGTCGCCGGGGAGTTCGGCGTCGAGACGGTGTACGCGCTGGGCGGCGTGCCCACCGGCGAGCTCATCGAGGAGTACGACGTCGTGGGCGCGACGACGACCGACGACCTGATCGAGGACCTCGAGGACATCGGCGTCGAGTTCCGCGAGAACGAGCCCGCCGGCGGCATCGTCGGCGTCTCCGGCCTCCTGCTGGGCCTGAGCGACCGCCGCGACCTGCCGGCGGCCTGCCTCATGGGCGAGACGTCCGGCTACCTCGTCGACCCCAAGAGCGCGCAAGCGGTGCTGGAGGCCCTCGAGGCGCTCGTCGGCTTCGAGGTCGACTACGGTTCCCTGGAGGACCGCGCCGAGGAGATGGAGGAAGTCGTCCGGAAGATCCAGGAGATGGAACAGGGCTCGCCGACGGCCTCCGACGAGGACCTCCGCTACATCGGGTGA
- a CDS encoding HAH_0734 family protein — protein MKKLIIHGNPGIRRGARIEYDGREYEVFGINVQGEWHGPDRPQLWCTIGSEDERETYERRNYIAQHLDTEDVDAEDVAVLRAKSDA, from the coding sequence ATGAAGAAGCTGATCATCCACGGGAATCCGGGGATCCGGCGGGGCGCCCGGATCGAGTACGACGGTCGGGAGTACGAGGTCTTCGGGATCAACGTTCAGGGCGAGTGGCACGGCCCCGACCGCCCGCAGCTGTGGTGTACGATCGGCTCCGAGGACGAGCGCGAGACCTACGAGCGCCGCAACTACATCGCCCAGCACCTCGACACGGAGGACGTCGACGCCGAGGACGTCGCGGTGCTGCGCGCGAAGTCGGACGCGTAG
- a CDS encoding GtrA family protein, which produces MSNRTAPLRELLSGVRFGKFVSVGVVGAAADNAVLAALRLGLGVPEMWAKAAGIETAIVVMFLVNEHWTFAEQGASGRRAFGARLVKSHLVRSGGVTIQLVVYWFLTQRLTVELVVLGEDLWFLAASPVAIGIAMFANYVFESLFTWRVHEE; this is translated from the coding sequence ATGAGTAACCGCACCGCACCGCTCCGGGAGCTGCTCTCCGGAGTCCGCTTCGGCAAGTTCGTCTCGGTCGGCGTCGTCGGCGCCGCCGCCGACAACGCCGTCCTCGCCGCGCTCCGGCTCGGTCTCGGCGTCCCCGAGATGTGGGCGAAGGCCGCCGGCATCGAGACGGCCATCGTCGTGATGTTCCTCGTGAACGAGCACTGGACCTTCGCCGAGCAGGGGGCTTCGGGCCGGCGCGCCTTCGGAGCCCGGCTCGTCAAGTCCCACCTGGTCCGGTCCGGCGGCGTCACGATCCAGCTCGTCGTCTACTGGTTCCTCACGCAGCGCCTGACGGTCGAACTCGTCGTGCTCGGCGAGGACCTCTGGTTCCTCGCGGCGAGCCCGGTCGCCATCGGCATCGCCATGTTCGCGAACTACGTCTTCGAGAGCCTGTTCACCTGGCGCGTCCACGAGGAGTGA
- a CDS encoding glycosyltransferase, protein MSRSVGVVVPAFRPDVERLRSYVASLDERLSPAALRIELDDPEPDLVSRLEDLPATVNTVPYRRGKGAAITAGFEALGTDVLAFADADGSTGAESLADVIEPVGEGRADLAVGSRRHPQSDVRGHQTFARRFLGDAFAWLAGRLLDASLYDYQCGAKAIDAEAWSEVRKHLYDPGFAWDVELVAMAAALDRRVVEVPIEWEDMPGSTVSPVRTSLKMGRALFSARHRAKRLRDSRLHTAIAARRDQPTALIDRDE, encoded by the coding sequence ATGAGTCGGTCGGTCGGCGTCGTCGTCCCCGCGTTCAGGCCGGACGTCGAGCGGCTGCGGTCCTACGTGGCCAGCCTCGACGAGCGGCTCTCGCCCGCCGCCCTGCGGATCGAACTCGACGATCCGGAGCCCGACCTCGTCTCCCGCCTCGAGGACCTGCCGGCGACCGTCAACACTGTCCCCTACCGCCGGGGCAAGGGCGCCGCGATCACCGCCGGGTTCGAGGCGCTGGGAACCGACGTGCTCGCGTTCGCCGACGCCGACGGGTCGACCGGTGCCGAGTCGCTGGCGGACGTCATCGAGCCCGTCGGCGAGGGCCGGGCCGACCTCGCCGTCGGCTCCCGTCGACACCCCCAGTCCGACGTCCGCGGGCACCAGACGTTCGCCCGGCGCTTCCTGGGCGACGCCTTCGCGTGGCTCGCCGGCCGCCTGCTCGACGCGTCGCTGTACGACTACCAGTGCGGCGCCAAGGCGATCGACGCCGAGGCGTGGTCCGAGGTCCGCAAGCACCTCTACGACCCGGGCTTCGCCTGGGACGTGGAGCTGGTCGCCATGGCCGCGGCGCTGGACCGCCGGGTCGTCGAAGTCCCCATCGAGTGGGAGGACATGCCCGGCTCGACTGTCTCGCCCGTCAGGACCTCGCTCAAGATGGGCCGGGCCCTGTTCTCGGCGCGCCACCGCGCCAAGCGCCTGCGGGACAGCCGCCTCCACACCGCCATCGCCGCCCGGCGCGACCAACCGACGGCGCTGATCGACAGAGATGAGTAA
- a CDS encoding J domain-containing protein → MQLDPGAWPEWLLVGVVVGVLGSLAVAALFFVAVRYFPSRPDARGRRGGEKRRRAELREYLDAIDEQYAEDHFVEGQHVAFYLPKRDVAITFDARAYYRIDRSPTHPVLVEHEMPGVQLGARLPFETPEVDFGPDEERQEHPTAAAFRELGLPTSATLEEVKSAYRDKVKEVHPDHGGDEDEFKRVREAYTTARRHAAEARPAD, encoded by the coding sequence GTGCAACTCGACCCCGGCGCGTGGCCGGAGTGGCTCCTCGTGGGCGTAGTCGTCGGCGTCCTGGGGAGCCTCGCGGTTGCGGCCCTCTTCTTCGTCGCGGTCCGCTACTTCCCCAGCCGCCCCGATGCGCGGGGCCGCCGGGGCGGCGAGAAGCGCCGCCGCGCGGAGCTGCGCGAGTACCTCGACGCCATCGACGAGCAGTACGCGGAGGACCACTTCGTCGAGGGCCAACACGTCGCCTTCTACCTCCCGAAGCGGGACGTCGCCATCACGTTCGACGCCCGCGCCTACTACCGGATCGATCGCTCTCCGACCCACCCCGTCCTGGTCGAACACGAGATGCCGGGCGTCCAGCTCGGCGCCCGCCTGCCGTTCGAGACGCCAGAGGTCGACTTCGGCCCCGACGAGGAGCGCCAGGAGCACCCCACCGCCGCCGCGTTCCGGGAGCTCGGGCTGCCGACGTCCGCCACGCTGGAGGAGGTCAAGAGCGCCTACCGCGACAAAGTCAAGGAGGTCCACCCGGACCACGGCGGCGACGAGGACGAGTTCAAGCGCGTCCGCGAGGCCTACACCACCGCCAGGCGCCACGCCGCCGAGGCGCGGCCGGCGGACTGA
- a CDS encoding RNA-protein complex protein Nop10, with translation MRADLRVCSDWESNHDRPVYTLAESCPDCGAEAVNSAPAPYNPDDPYGEYRRALKRRSRE, from the coding sequence ATGCGGGCCGACCTCAGGGTCTGTTCCGACTGGGAATCGAACCACGACCGGCCCGTCTACACGCTCGCCGAGTCCTGTCCGGACTGCGGCGCCGAGGCCGTCAACAGCGCCCCGGCGCCGTACAATCCGGACGATCCGTACGGCGAGTATCGACGCGCACTTAAGCGCCGCAGCCGGGAGTAG
- a CDS encoding 50S ribosomal protein L44e yields MEMPRRFNTYCPHCNEHNEHEVEKVRSGRETGMKWIDRQRERNSGIGNDGKFSKVPGGDKPTKKTDLKYRCSDCGKAHLREGWRAGRLELTD; encoded by the coding sequence ATGGAGATGCCACGCCGGTTTAACACGTACTGTCCGCACTGCAACGAACACAACGAACACGAGGTCGAGAAGGTCCGTAGCGGTCGCGAGACGGGCATGAAGTGGATCGACCGCCAGCGAGAGCGCAACTCTGGCATCGGGAACGACGGCAAGTTCTCGAAGGTCCCCGGTGGCGACAAGCCCACCAAGAAGACCGACCTCAAGTACCGCTGCAGCGACTGCGGCAAGGCCCACCTCCGCGAGGGATGGCGCGCCGGTCGACTGGAGCTGACTGACTAA
- a CDS encoding threonine synthase: MDATTAFRGLECLDCGATAPDGSYRCPDCGGLLRASYDLDAVPGADALDGRDPGPYRVAELLPFSRDHAVTMDEGATPATACPTLADEFGVDELLVKDEGRNPTGAATDRGLSLAVTAARDGDAAAVALPTTGNGGQSAAAHAGRAGLDSHSFVPSRCPFVNKAMINVHGGDMNVVEGRYPDAVEAYEGGREDEWTPVGPASPYRREGLKGIYFEVAATLSWSAPDALVVPTGHGTALAAIHAAATQLADAGVVDETPRLYAAQPTGCAPVVDAVADGEVSPEEQPDSIVGSLEVPDPVLGDRAAAAVRESDGEGVAVDDDDALAAAVDAAGDTGLEVSATGGVGVAAARKLADLGAFDGDDAVVVVNPVAGGKENDVLRSHLMSRGV, encoded by the coding sequence ATGGACGCGACGACGGCGTTTCGCGGGCTGGAGTGTCTCGACTGCGGAGCGACGGCGCCCGACGGGAGCTACCGCTGTCCGGACTGCGGCGGGCTGCTCCGGGCGAGCTACGACCTCGACGCGGTCCCCGGCGCCGACGCCCTTGACGGGCGCGACCCGGGTCCCTACCGCGTCGCCGAACTGCTTCCGTTCTCTCGGGACCACGCGGTGACGATGGACGAGGGCGCCACGCCGGCGACGGCGTGTCCGACCCTGGCCGACGAGTTCGGCGTCGACGAACTGCTCGTCAAGGACGAGGGCCGCAACCCGACCGGCGCGGCGACCGATCGGGGCCTGTCGCTGGCGGTCACCGCCGCACGGGACGGCGACGCCGCGGCCGTCGCCCTGCCGACGACGGGCAACGGCGGCCAGTCGGCCGCGGCCCACGCGGGACGGGCCGGGCTCGACTCGCACTCGTTCGTCCCCTCGCGGTGTCCCTTCGTCAACAAGGCCATGATCAACGTCCACGGCGGGGACATGAACGTCGTCGAGGGGCGCTACCCCGACGCCGTCGAGGCCTACGAGGGCGGTCGCGAGGACGAGTGGACGCCGGTCGGCCCGGCCTCGCCGTACCGCCGCGAGGGGCTGAAGGGAATCTACTTCGAGGTCGCCGCGACGCTCTCGTGGTCCGCCCCGGACGCGCTCGTCGTCCCGACCGGCCACGGGACCGCACTGGCGGCGATCCACGCCGCCGCGACCCAGCTCGCCGACGCCGGCGTCGTCGACGAGACGCCCAGGCTCTACGCGGCCCAGCCGACGGGCTGCGCGCCCGTCGTCGACGCCGTGGCCGACGGCGAGGTGAGCCCGGAAGAACAGCCGGACTCCATCGTGGGGTCGCTGGAGGTGCCCGATCCCGTCCTCGGCGACCGGGCCGCGGCCGCGGTCCGCGAGAGCGACGGTGAGGGCGTCGCCGTGGACGACGACGACGCGCTCGCCGCCGCGGTGGACGCGGCCGGCGACACGGGCCTCGAGGTCAGTGCCACGGGCGGCGTCGGCGTCGCCGCTGCCCGGAAACTGGCCGATCTGGGGGCGTTCGACGGCGACGACGCCGTGGTCGTCGTCAACCCCGTCGCCGGCGGCAAGGAGAACGACGTGCTGCGCAGTCACCTGATGAGTCGGGGCGTCTGA
- a CDS encoding translation initiation factor IF-2 subunit alpha produces MKYSGWPEPGELAVGRVDEIEDFGVFVDLLEYEDKRGLTHISEVASGWIKNVRDHVNEGQTVVVKVLEVDEDAQQINLSIKDVNDHQRKEKIQEWKNEQKADNWMELAFGEDLPGEQYAAIANELLAEFGSMYDGFEQAAIHGHEALEETDLDDDEVDQIVETARENVSVPYVTVSGYVDLTCPEGDGVEVIKEALQAAEGNGEVPEEVQLEVTYVGSPEYRIRVQAPDYKRAESELEDSAERARAVVAEHGGSGDFHRERQQDEE; encoded by the coding sequence ATGAAGTACAGCGGCTGGCCCGAACCGGGCGAACTCGCGGTCGGACGCGTCGACGAGATCGAGGACTTCGGCGTGTTCGTCGACCTGCTGGAGTACGAGGACAAGCGGGGGTTGACCCACATCTCCGAAGTCGCCAGCGGGTGGATCAAGAACGTCCGCGACCACGTCAACGAGGGCCAGACGGTCGTCGTCAAGGTGCTGGAGGTCGACGAGGACGCCCAGCAGATCAACCTCTCGATCAAGGACGTCAACGACCACCAGCGCAAGGAGAAGATCCAGGAGTGGAAGAACGAGCAGAAGGCCGACAACTGGATGGAACTGGCCTTCGGCGAGGACCTCCCCGGCGAGCAGTACGCGGCGATCGCGAACGAACTGCTCGCCGAGTTCGGCTCGATGTACGACGGCTTCGAGCAGGCCGCCATCCACGGCCACGAGGCCCTCGAGGAGACCGACCTCGACGACGACGAGGTCGATCAGATCGTCGAGACCGCTCGCGAGAACGTCTCGGTGCCGTACGTCACCGTCTCGGGCTACGTCGACCTGACCTGCCCCGAGGGCGACGGCGTCGAGGTCATCAAGGAGGCCCTGCAGGCCGCCGAGGGCAACGGAGAAGTTCCCGAGGAGGTCCAGCTCGAAGTGACGTACGTCGGCTCGCCGGAGTACCGCATCCGCGTGCAGGCGCCCGACTACAAGCGCGCCGAGTCCGAGCTGGAGGACAGCGCCGAGCGGGCCCGCGCCGTCGTCGCCGAACACGGCGGCTCCGGGGACTTCCACCGCGAGCGCCAGCAGGACGAGGAGTAA